A stretch of the Brachyspira hampsonii genome encodes the following:
- a CDS encoding DUF2314 domain-containing protein produces MIKYYLENAFELNKEYPDTFKIPSKEETYSLKPDDYVKLIFTEENAVPERMWVKITNINGNNFTGILDNDPYCLKSVKCGDKIVFKTENIIDIDLNF; encoded by the coding sequence ATGATTAAATACTATTTAGAAAATGCATTTGAATTAAATAAAGAGTATCCAGACACTTTTAAAATTCCCTCTAAAGAAGAAACTTATTCTTTAAAACCTGATGATTATGTTAAATTAATTTTTACTGAAGAAAATGCTGTACCTGAGAGAATGTGGGTAAAAATTACAAATATAAATGGTAATAATTTTACAGGTATATTAGACAATGATCCTTATTGTTTGAAAAGTGTAAAATGCGGCGATAAGATAGTTTTTAAAACTGAAAATATAATTGATATAGACTTAAATTTTTAA